Proteins encoded within one genomic window of Planctomycetota bacterium:
- the odhB gene encoding 2-oxoglutarate dehydrogenase complex dihydrolipoyllysine-residue succinyltransferase, protein MIDIVIPSPGESITEVRLGAWKRGDGEWVEKDEVLTEIESDKATLEILATASGVLKVAAKSGADLKVGAVVARIDEKAARPAGAAAKATAPAAAPTSTKEASKTAVVEPKVTSVARKMAVEKGVDLGKIEGSGPGGRITKNDIEHAQLAPKKAAASNEGASRPSPVPSASGPRGFRRERMTKLRQRIAERLVAAKNTAAMLTTFNEADMTQVMRLRAEHKEAFEKRHGTGLGFMGFFVKAVVGALEKFPRLNAFIVGDEVEYHDFIDVSVAVGTDKGLMVPVLRNANRLSIAEVERTIRELALKARDNKLTVEDMTGGTFTITNGGVYGSLMSTPILNPPQSGILGMHAIKNRAVEDPKNPGHVAIRPMMYLALSYDHRIVDGSEAVGFLVDVKNAIENPERLLLDV, encoded by the coding sequence ATGATCGACATTGTGATCCCAAGTCCCGGAGAGAGCATCACCGAAGTCCGTCTCGGCGCGTGGAAGCGCGGCGACGGCGAGTGGGTCGAGAAGGACGAGGTGCTCACCGAGATCGAGAGCGACAAGGCCACGCTGGAAATTCTGGCGACGGCCTCGGGCGTGCTGAAGGTCGCCGCCAAGAGCGGCGCCGACCTGAAGGTGGGCGCCGTGGTGGCGCGGATCGACGAGAAGGCGGCACGACCCGCCGGCGCGGCGGCCAAGGCAACGGCACCCGCCGCCGCTCCCACCTCGACCAAGGAAGCCTCCAAGACCGCGGTCGTCGAGCCGAAGGTCACCAGCGTCGCCCGCAAGATGGCGGTGGAAAAGGGCGTCGATCTGGGCAAGATCGAGGGCTCGGGTCCCGGCGGCCGCATCACCAAGAACGACATCGAGCACGCACAGCTCGCCCCGAAGAAAGCCGCCGCTTCAAACGAGGGCGCCTCGAGGCCATCCCCGGTTCCCAGTGCCTCCGGCCCGCGCGGATTCCGCCGCGAGCGCATGACCAAGCTGCGCCAGCGCATCGCCGAGCGGCTTGTGGCGGCCAAGAACACCGCGGCCATGCTGACCACCTTCAACGAGGCGGACATGACCCAGGTGATGCGACTCCGCGCCGAGCACAAGGAGGCCTTCGAGAAGCGTCACGGCACCGGCCTGGGCTTCATGGGCTTCTTCGTGAAGGCGGTGGTCGGCGCCCTGGAGAAGTTCCCGCGCCTCAATGCCTTCATCGTCGGCGACGAGGTGGAGTACCACGACTTCATCGACGTCTCCGTCGCCGTCGGCACCGACAAGGGGCTCATGGTTCCGGTGCTGCGCAACGCCAACCGCCTCTCGATCGCCGAGGTCGAGCGAACCATCCGCGAGCTCGCCCTCAAAGCCCGCGACAACAAGCTGACCGTCGAGGACATGACCGGCGGCACCTTCACCATCACCAACGGCGGCGTCTACGGCAGCCTGATGAGCACGCCGATCCTGAATCCGCCGCAGTCAGGCATTCTCGGCATGCACGCCATCAAGAACCGCGCCGTCGAGGATCCGAAGAATCCCGGCCATGTCGCGATCCGCCCCATGATGTACCTGGCCCTGAGCTACGACCACCGCATCGTGGATGGCTCGGAGGCAGTCGGATTCCTGGTCGACGTCAAGAACGCCATCGAGAATCCCGAGCGTCTGCTGCTGGACGTTTGA